The genomic region GTGTGTTATGGGGGCATGCTTATTTAAAGAAAATACTTTTTCAAGTGCTTGGTCTCTGTATGCTTCGTCATAAATAAACTCGACGGTATTACTTTTTATAAATGAATCAAAAGCTGCTAAACGTACTTTGTTTTTTACATATTTAGTTCGGATAATTTCATAAAGACAGGGAAATGGTAAAAGTAAGGTGTAGTGTTCTAGTTTAATAAGTTCCAAGAGATCACAAGATTCTTTATAATAGCTATCTTCGGGATCAAATAATCCTAACCAAAAACCGGTATCAATTAAAATAGCTTTTTTACTCATTTTAAAATTGATCGGTAACGTTAATGCCTAAATTTCCATATCCTTCCCATATTGCTCTCTTTCTATAGCCAAATAAAAATTTACCTTTCATTTTATTGGTAGCATCAGTAACCGTCATATATATTCTATCGTTTGGTTCAATCTGTATTTTTTGTTCCAACGCTTGCCGCAGCTCGGCATATATAACATCAAAGTCATCCTGACTAAAACTCATCGCAAAAGCAGCATTGCAATTACCACAATCTACAGCTTTATGTTCATCTAAAAAAGCATATAAATTTTGATAATCTCCCTTAAAACCTAGATCGTAATTTAAAACGATATGTTTTTCTACTAATGGTATATTTGGCATCTTTGTCATTTTTTGTAAAAATACAATAAAATTTAGTCAGTTTATTTGTGACGTTGCTATGTATATCATATTGTCTATTCCAATTGCATTTGATCAAATTTTTACAATAACTAATTGCACTTTTTTGTCTACATTTGACTTTTAAACGCAAATCAACAATGGACATTACTCAAGAACAATGGTGGCAGGAAGCGCAACAGGACAGCAACGCCGTAATTCTGGATGTGCGTACCGAAGACGAATGGAATCAGGGAATCATTCCGGGTGCCATCAACATCGATATTTATAAAGGACAGGGATTCATTTATCAGGTAGACGAACTGGATAAATCCAAAACCTACTATATTTATTGTCGATCCGGAGGAAGAAGCGGTCAGGCGTGTAACCTGATGCAGCAAATGGGTTTCGCGAAAACCTATAACCTTGTGGGCGGAATTATGGAATGGAATGGACCGGTCGAAATGCCGGAAGAAAAATAAAAAAAGGGACTTTTTAGAGTGCTCCCAAAAAGTTAGACAAATTTATAATTAAATTTGACAATAATGAGCTCGGTATTTCACCGGGCTCATTCCATTTAAATTAAGTTTAATTCTATTGTTATTGTAATAGCTTATGTACTTTTTAAGCTCTTGTTTTAAATGTTCTGTTGATTTAAACTTTTGAAGATAAAACAACTCTGATTTAATAATACCAAAAAAGTTTTCTATAACAGCATTGTCTAAGCAATTCCCTTTTCTTGACATACTTTGAGTAACTCCCTTGTCCTTCAATAATCTTTGATATTGTTTCATTTGGTATTGCCATCCTTGAT from Flavobacterium sp. WV_118_3 harbors:
- a CDS encoding rhodanese-like domain-containing protein, whose translation is MDITQEQWWQEAQQDSNAVILDVRTEDEWNQGIIPGAINIDIYKGQGFIYQVDELDKSKTYYIYCRSGGRSGQACNLMQQMGFAKTYNLVGGIMEWNGPVEMPEEK